Proteins encoded together in one Streptomyces umbrinus window:
- a CDS encoding branched-chain amino acid aminotransferase, with translation MTTPTIELKPSASPLSGAEREAILANPGFGRHFTDHMVTIKWTEGRGWHDGQLTPYGPLSLDPATNVLHYAQEIFEGLKAYRQPDGSVATFRPDRNALRFQSSARRLAMPELPVETFIEACDALVQQDKAWVPAHGGEESLYLRPFMIASEVGLGVKPANEYLFLVIASPAGAYFPGGVKPVSIWLSEDRVRAVPGGMGDAKTGGNYAASLLAQAEAASKGCDQVCYLDAVEHKWVEELGGMNLYFVYGDKIVTPTLTGSILEGVTRDSLLSVARDLGYESEEARVSIDQWQRDAENGTLTEVFACGTAAVITPVGTVKRSSAEWQQSGGEPGEVTIKLRQALLDIQRGVTKDQHGWMHNLG, from the coding sequence ATGACGACGCCCACGATCGAGCTCAAGCCCTCGGCCTCGCCACTTTCCGGCGCGGAGCGCGAGGCCATCCTCGCCAACCCCGGGTTCGGCCGCCACTTCACCGACCACATGGTGACGATCAAGTGGACCGAGGGCCGCGGCTGGCACGACGGCCAGCTCACGCCGTACGGACCGCTCTCCCTGGACCCTGCGACCAACGTCCTGCACTACGCGCAGGAGATCTTCGAGGGTCTGAAGGCCTACCGGCAGCCCGACGGCTCCGTCGCCACCTTCCGCCCGGACCGCAACGCCCTGCGCTTCCAGTCCTCCGCCCGTCGCCTGGCCATGCCCGAGCTGCCCGTCGAGACGTTCATCGAGGCGTGCGACGCTCTGGTCCAGCAGGACAAGGCATGGGTGCCCGCGCACGGCGGCGAGGAGTCGCTCTACCTGCGCCCGTTCATGATCGCGAGCGAGGTCGGCCTGGGCGTGAAGCCCGCCAACGAGTACCTCTTCCTGGTCATCGCGTCCCCGGCCGGCGCGTACTTCCCGGGCGGCGTGAAGCCCGTCTCGATCTGGCTCTCCGAGGACCGCGTGCGCGCCGTCCCCGGCGGCATGGGCGACGCCAAGACCGGCGGCAACTACGCCGCGTCCCTGCTCGCCCAGGCCGAGGCCGCCTCGAAGGGCTGCGACCAGGTCTGCTACCTCGACGCCGTCGAGCACAAGTGGGTCGAGGAACTGGGCGGCATGAACCTGTACTTCGTGTACGGGGACAAGATCGTCACGCCCACGCTGACGGGCTCCATCCTGGAGGGCGTCACCCGCGACTCGCTCCTCTCGGTCGCCCGTGACCTCGGTTACGAGTCCGAGGAGGCCCGCGTCTCCATCGACCAGTGGCAGCGCGACGCCGAGAACGGCACCCTGACCGAGGTCTTCGCCTGCGGCACGGCGGCCGTCATCACCCCCGTCGGCACGGTCAAGCGCTCCTCCGCCGAGTGGCAGCAGTCCGGCGGCGAGCCCGGCGAGGTCACCATCAAGCTGCGTCAGGCCCTCCTCGACATCCAGCGGGGCGTGACGAAGGACCAGCACGGCTGGATGCACAACCTGGGCTGA
- a CDS encoding 3-isopropylmalate dehydrogenase has product MSRSLNLAVIPGDGIGQEVVAQGLKVLSAVLPQDVKLETKEFDFGAKRYHATGETLTEADLDALKKHDAILLGAIGDPSVPSGVLERGFLLKLRFAFDHHVNLRPSKLLPGVATPLAGQPEIDFVVVREGTEGPYTGNGGTIRKGTEHEVATEVSVNTAFGVERVVRDAFARAQARPRKKLTLVHKNNVLTFAGHLWTNVFNKVAEEFPEVATDYIHVDAATIYLVTDPARFDVIVTDNLFGDIITDLAAAVSGGIGVAASGNINPSGEFPSMFEPVHGSAPDIAGQGKADPSATVLSVALLLRHLGHESEAARIEAAVSADLAERVGKPARSTEEIGDALAVRVAG; this is encoded by the coding sequence ATGTCTCGCAGCCTCAATCTCGCAGTGATCCCCGGTGACGGCATCGGCCAGGAAGTCGTGGCCCAAGGCCTGAAGGTCCTCTCGGCCGTCCTCCCGCAGGATGTGAAGCTGGAGACCAAGGAGTTCGACTTCGGCGCCAAGCGCTACCACGCGACCGGTGAGACCCTCACCGAGGCCGACCTGGACGCCCTGAAGAAGCACGACGCCATCCTGCTCGGCGCGATCGGCGACCCGAGCGTGCCGTCCGGTGTGCTGGAGCGCGGTTTCCTGCTCAAGCTCCGCTTCGCCTTCGACCACCACGTCAACCTGCGTCCGTCGAAGCTCCTTCCGGGTGTCGCCACCCCGCTCGCCGGCCAGCCGGAGATCGACTTCGTCGTGGTCCGCGAGGGCACCGAGGGCCCGTACACGGGCAACGGCGGCACCATCCGCAAGGGCACCGAGCACGAGGTCGCCACCGAGGTCTCCGTGAACACGGCCTTCGGTGTGGAGCGCGTCGTCCGTGACGCGTTCGCCCGCGCCCAGGCCCGCCCGCGCAAGAAGCTCACGCTGGTCCACAAGAACAACGTGCTGACCTTCGCGGGTCACCTGTGGACGAACGTCTTCAACAAGGTGGCCGAGGAGTTCCCCGAGGTCGCCACGGACTACATCCACGTGGACGCCGCGACGATCTACCTCGTCACGGACCCCGCCCGCTTCGACGTGATCGTCACCGACAACCTCTTCGGCGACATCATCACCGACCTCGCCGCGGCCGTCTCCGGCGGCATCGGTGTCGCCGCCTCCGGCAACATCAACCCGAGCGGCGAGTTCCCGTCCATGTTCGAGCCCGTCCACGGCTCGGCCCCGGACATCGCGGGCCAGGGCAAGGCCGACCCCAGCGCCACCGTCCTGTCCGTCGCCCTCCTGCTGCGCCACCTCGGCCACGAGTCCGAGGCCGCGCGCATCGAGGCGGCCGTCTCCGCCGACCTCGCGGAGCGCGTCGGCAAGCCCGCCCGCAGCACCGAGGAAATCGGCGACGCGCTCGCCGTACGAGTAGCCGGCTGA
- a CDS encoding purple acid phosphatase family protein: MDTPDVGIPPQLARRMSMAEQYEYLRTKYSRRRALVTAGAVAGGLLTGCSGSGSGTDTASRTASPLSATSTPTGTGRVNGSVVTPFGRHLAFGADPKTQMRISWQVPLPVKKPYVRVGLKPWELSRKIEAEVRDLHTPEVEGQRLAVEQYYLHAALDGLRPGTTYYYGVGHEGFDPASRERHSTVGSFTTAPARPETFVFTAFGDQGVTADALANDRLILGRQPSFHLHAGDICYADDTGHGEKSDYYAPTTWDLFLKQTEPVARSVPWMVTTGNHDMEAWYSPNGYGGQSARWALPDNGFDAKNSPGVYSFTYGNVGVVALDANDVSYEIPANKSYSDGKQTAWLDRRLGELRGQVDFIVVFFHHCTYSTSTHASDGGVRDAWLPLFTKHQVDLVINGHNHVYERTDAIKGGKVGRRVPVGASTDPTKDGIVYVTAGGAGKSLYHFPAGVKDSYEGKIADRESVKTYHWTKSRDQNPDTVEWSRVRYTGYSFLSVEAQAGAAPKLKVSALAQSGERIDHFEVRRGA; encoded by the coding sequence ATGGACACTCCCGACGTCGGCATCCCGCCGCAGCTCGCACGCCGGATGAGCATGGCGGAGCAGTACGAGTACCTGCGGACGAAGTACTCGCGGCGCCGCGCCCTGGTGACCGCGGGCGCGGTGGCCGGCGGGCTGCTGACCGGCTGCTCCGGCTCGGGCTCCGGTACGGACACGGCGAGCCGGACGGCCTCACCCCTGTCCGCCACGTCCACGCCCACCGGCACAGGGCGGGTGAACGGCTCGGTCGTCACCCCCTTCGGCCGCCACCTCGCCTTCGGCGCGGACCCGAAGACCCAGATGCGGATCTCGTGGCAGGTGCCGCTCCCGGTCAAGAAGCCGTACGTGCGTGTGGGGCTGAAGCCGTGGGAACTGAGCCGGAAGATCGAGGCCGAGGTCCGCGACCTGCACACCCCTGAGGTGGAGGGGCAGCGGCTCGCGGTGGAGCAGTACTACCTGCACGCGGCGCTCGACGGCCTGCGCCCCGGCACGACGTACTACTACGGCGTCGGTCACGAGGGCTTCGACCCGGCGTCCAGGGAACGGCATTCCACGGTCGGCTCGTTCACCACGGCGCCCGCCCGCCCCGAGACGTTCGTGTTCACCGCGTTCGGCGACCAGGGCGTCACCGCGGACGCGCTCGCCAACGACCGGCTGATCCTCGGCCGGCAGCCGTCCTTCCATCTGCACGCGGGGGACATCTGCTACGCCGACGACACGGGACACGGCGAGAAGTCGGACTACTACGCCCCCACCACCTGGGACCTGTTCCTCAAGCAGACCGAGCCGGTGGCCAGGTCCGTCCCGTGGATGGTGACGACCGGCAACCACGACATGGAGGCGTGGTACTCACCGAACGGGTACGGCGGGCAGTCCGCGCGCTGGGCCCTCCCGGACAACGGCTTCGACGCGAAGAACTCCCCGGGCGTCTATTCATTCACGTACGGCAATGTCGGGGTGGTGGCGCTGGACGCGAACGACGTGTCGTACGAGATCCCCGCCAACAAGAGCTACTCGGACGGTAAGCAGACCGCCTGGCTCGACAGGCGGCTCGGTGAACTGCGGGGGCAGGTCGACTTCATCGTGGTCTTCTTCCACCACTGCACGTACTCGACGTCGACCCACGCCTCGGACGGCGGCGTGCGCGACGCCTGGCTGCCGCTGTTCACCAAGCACCAGGTGGACCTGGTGATCAACGGGCACAACCACGTCTACGAACGGACCGACGCCATCAAGGGCGGCAAGGTGGGCAGGCGGGTACCCGTCGGCGCGTCGACGGATCCGACGAAGGACGGGATCGTGTACGTCACGGCGGGCGGGGCGGGCAAGAGCCTCTACCACTTCCCCGCCGGGGTGAAGGACAGCTACGAGGGGAAGATCGCCGACCGCGAGTCCGTGAAGACGTACCACTGGACGAAGTCGCGGGACCAGAACCCCGACACCGTGGAGTGGTCGAGGGTGCGGTACACCGGCTACTCCTTCCTCTCCGTGGAGGCGCAGGCGGGAGCGGCTCCGAAGCTCAAGGTGTCGGCGCTGGCGCAGAGCGGCGAACGCATCGACCACTTCGAGGTGCGGCGCGGGGCGTGA
- a CDS encoding LysR family transcriptional regulator, which translates to MTAATPAPSPSPAAAPEPAPTPDLAPQELRTLVAVAGEGGFSAAAVALGTSQSAMSHAVRGIERKLGVVLFVRGRHGARPTLAGARAVAHARRVLRMLDTLAAETRGVGAGPGGGDTVAGPLRIAAFRSAALHLLPPALERLTARHPAIDPTVRVVREIGPGTAGEVADGRADIGIATLGTSAPVPPELIGDVLLEEPYSLVHPAGHPDPRSLPLVDWQENCSSYTRAWWAAQDWIPCATVRAEDDGAVLSMVSSGLGMAIMPALSLTSAPLTTEITDLGPDRPTRSVGYVTTPELATTVAVRALIRELRALHPRIRKAQVSAV; encoded by the coding sequence ATGACCGCAGCCACACCCGCACCCTCACCCTCACCTGCAGCCGCACCCGAACCCGCACCCACCCCCGATCTCGCCCCGCAGGAACTGCGCACCCTCGTGGCTGTGGCGGGAGAGGGAGGCTTCTCGGCGGCAGCCGTGGCGCTCGGCACGTCCCAGTCCGCGATGTCCCACGCGGTGCGCGGCATCGAACGCAAGCTCGGCGTCGTCCTCTTCGTACGTGGCCGGCACGGCGCCCGTCCCACCCTCGCGGGGGCCCGGGCCGTGGCACACGCACGGCGGGTCCTGCGCATGCTGGACACGCTCGCCGCCGAGACACGGGGCGTCGGAGCGGGCCCGGGCGGCGGCGACACCGTCGCCGGACCGCTGCGCATCGCCGCGTTCCGCAGCGCGGCCCTGCACCTTCTGCCGCCCGCGCTGGAACGGCTGACCGCACGCCACCCTGCGATCGACCCGACCGTGCGGGTCGTACGGGAGATCGGACCCGGCACGGCGGGGGAGGTGGCCGATGGCCGGGCGGACATCGGGATCGCCACGCTCGGGACGAGCGCTCCCGTACCGCCGGAACTGATCGGCGACGTCCTCCTGGAGGAGCCGTACTCCCTGGTCCATCCGGCCGGTCATCCGGACCCGCGCTCCTTGCCGCTGGTCGACTGGCAGGAGAACTGCTCGTCGTACACCCGGGCATGGTGGGCCGCGCAGGACTGGATCCCGTGCGCGACGGTCCGCGCCGAGGACGACGGAGCGGTGCTCTCGATGGTGAGCAGCGGTCTCGGAATGGCCATCATGCCCGCGCTGTCGCTCACGAGCGCACCGCTCACAACAGAGATCACCGATCTCGGTCCCGACCGCCCGACCCGGTCCGTGGGCTACGTCACCACGCCCGAACTCGCCACGACGGTCGCCGTTCGTGCGCTGATCAGGGAACTGCGGGCCCTTCACCCGCGGATACGGAAAGCGCAGGTCAGCGCGGTGTGA